GTGCGGGACCGTGCAGGCCTGGTCGTTCTCGACCACGACGAGCACCTGCGCCCGGGCACCACCGCCGACTCCCTCGGCAGGCTCAAGCCGTCCTTCGCGGACATCGGAGACCTCGGCGGCTTCGACGCCGTGGCCCTGCAGAAGTACCACTGGGTCGAGAAGATCGACCACGTCCACCACGCGGGCAACTCCTCCGGCATCGTGGACGGCGCCTCACTGGTCGCGATCGGCTCCCGGGAGATCGGCGAGCGCTACGGCCTCACCCCGCGCGCGCGGATCGTCTCCGCGGCCGTCTCCGGTTCCGAGCCCACCATCATGCTCACCGGCCCCGCCCCCGCCACCCGCAAGGCCCTCGCCAAGGCCGGGCTGACCATCGACGACATCGACCTCGTCGAGATCAACGAGGCCTTCGCGGCCGTCGTCCTGCGCTTCGTGCAGGACATGGGACTGTCGCTGGACAAGGTCAACGTCAACGGCGGCGCGATCGCGCTCGGCCACCCGCTCGGCGCCACCGGCGCCATGATCCTGGGCAGCCTCATCGACGAACTGGAGCGCCAGGACAAGCAGTACGGCCTCGCGACGCTCTGTGTGGGCGGCGGCATGGGAATCGCCACCATCGTCGAGCGCATCTGACCCCCTCCCACGGATACGACGGATCACACGGAGCACTTCCACATGAGCACTCAGTCCACGACCATCCGCTGGGAACAGGACCGCACCGGCGTCGTCACCCTCGTCATCGACGACCCGAACCAGTCCGCGAACACCATGAACCAGGCGTTCCGCGACTCCCTCGCAGTGATCACCGACCGCCTGGAGGCCGAGAAGGACACCGTTCGCGGTGTCATCATCACCTCCGCCAAGAAGACCTTCTTCGCCGGCGGCGACCTGCGCGACCTCATCCGGGTCACCCCCGCGACCGCGCAGGACCTCTTCGACGGCGGCCTCGCGATCAAGCGCAACCTGCGCCGCATCGAGACCCTGGGCAAACCGGTCGTCGCCGCGATCAACGGCGCGGCCCTGGGCGGCGGCTACGAGATCGCCCTGGCCTGCCACCACCGCATCGCCCTCGACGCGCCCGGCTCCAAGATCGGCTGCCCCGAGGTCACCCTCGGCCTGCTGCCGGGCGGCGGCGGCGTGGTTCGCACCGTCCGTCTGCTGGGCATCGCGGACGCCCTCCTGAAGGTGCTGCTGCAGGGCACGCAGTACGCGCCGCAGCGCGCCCTGCAGAACGGCCTGGTCGACGACGTGGCCGGCACGCAGGACGAACTCCTCGCCAAGGCCCGCGCGTTCATCGACGCCAACCCCGAATCCCAGCAGCCCTGGGACAAGCCGGGCTACCGCATCCCCGGCGGCACCCCCGCCAACCCGAAGTTCGCGGCGAACCTCCCCGCCTTCCCATCGAGCCTCCGCAAGCAGACCAACGGCGCCCCCTACCCGGCCCCGCGCAGCATCCTGGCGGCCGCGGTGGAGGGCGCCCAGGTCGACTTCGAGACCGCACAGGTCATCGAGGCGCGCTACTTCGTGGAGCTGGCGGCCGGCCAGACGTCGAAGAACATGATCCAGGCGTTCTTCTTCGACCTCCAGGCGGTGAACTCCGGCGCGAACCGTCCCCAGGGCGTCGAGCCCCGCCAGGTCCACAAGGTGGCCGTGCTCGGCGCGGGGATGATGGGCGCCGGCATCGCCTACTCGTGCGCCCGCGCGGGCATCGACGTCGTCCTCAAGGACGTGTCGCCACAGGCGGCGGCCAAGGGCAAGGCCTACTCCGAGAAGCTCTGCGCAAAGGCGGTCTCCCGAGGCCGTACGACACAGGAGAAGGCTGACGCGCTCCTGGCCCGCATCACGCCGACCGCGGATCCCCAGGACCTGGCCGGCTGCGACGCCGTCATCGAGGCGGTGTTCGAGGACACGGCGCTGAAGCACAAGGTGTTCCAGGAGATCCAGCACATCGTGGAGCCGGACGCGCTGCTGTGCTCGAACACCTCGACGCTGCCGATCACGGCGTTGGCCGAGGGCGTGGAGCGGCAGGTCGACTTCGTCGGCCTGCACTTCTTCTCACCGGTCGACAAGATGCCCCTCGTCGAGATCATCAAGGGCGAGCGCACGGGTCAGGAGGCGCTGGCGAGGGCCTTCGACCTGGTGCGGCAGATCAAGAAGACCCCGATCGTCGTCAACGACTCGCGCGGCTTCTTCACCTCCCGCGTCATCGGGCACTTCCTCAACGAGGGCGTCGCGATGGTCGGCGAGGGCATCGAGCCCGCGTCGGTCGAACAGGCGGCGGCACAGGCGGGTTATCCGGCGAAGGTCCTGTCGTTGATGGACGAGCTGACGCTCACGCTTCCGCGCAAGATCCGCAAGGAGACCCGGCAGGCGGTGGAGGAGTCGGGCGGCACGTGGACGCCCCACCCCGCCGAGGCGGTCATCGACCGCATGGTCGACGAGTTCGGCCGCACCGGCCGCAGCGGGGGCGGCGGCTTCTACGACTACGGCGACGACGGCAGGCGCACGTCCCTGTGGCCGGGTCTGCGCGAACACTTCACCCGCCCGGCCTCCGAGATCCCCGCCGAGACCGTGCCTTTCAGGGACATGCAGGAACGCATGCTCTTCTCCGAGGCCCTGGACACGGTGAAGCTCCTGGAGGAAGGCGTCCTGACCTCGGTCGCCGACGCCAACATCGGCTCCATCTTCGGCATCGGCTTCCCGGGCTGGACGGGCGGCGTCCTCCAGTACGTCAACGGCTACGAGGGCGGCCTGCCGGGCTTCGTGGCCCGCGCCCGCGAACTGGCGGAGCGGTACGGCGAGCGCTTCACACCGCCCGCGCTGCTGGTGGAGAAGGCGGCAAAGGGGGAGCGGTTCGGCGACGTGTGACGAGGCTCCTCGAAACGCCGCGCGGCCGACGGGGGTATGGGCGCGCGGCACGCGGGGTCGAAGGGGCAGCGCCCTGAGGATGGGACGGGCAGGGCCGGCGGGGGCGGGAGAACCCTCCCCGCCGGCCCATACCGCTGCGCGGCACGTCGTCCCCCTCAGGAGGCTCCGCCTACCTCTGACGCCCACCCCCGCAGCTCCTCCTTCAGGGATCGCTGGAAGGCCGTCAACAGGGCCTGTACGACCACGGGTTCCATGTGCGCGGACAGCGACTTCACGTCCTGGGCGTCGCGTTGGGCCACCTCGCCCCGGAACAGCTGCGACAACTCGTGCGCGGCGGCCCGGGAGTGCTCGATGAGCACCTTCCGCGAAGCCAGGATCGCCTCCTGCGACAGCGGGACGTCGAGCAGCCCGACACCCAGGCGGAGCAGCCCCAGATCGACCCGGTAGGCGTCGCCGTCCCGCCGTACCACGTCCATCGCGGTGAGCCGCTCCACGTCGTCGTCGCTCAGCGCCCGCCCCGCCCGCCGCCGCAGTTCCTCCGGGGTCACCCGCTCCACGACGTCGGGGGCCCACGAGGCCACCACGGCCCGGTGGATCGCCAGGTCGTGGGCGCTCAGATCGGCCGGCAACTGCTGCATGTACCGCTCGATCGCCGCCAGCGTCATGCCCTGCTGCTGGAGCTCCTCGATCAGTGCCAGACGTGCGAGGTGCTCACGGCCGTAGTGCCCTACCCGGCGGGGACCGATCACCGGCGGCGGCAGCAGCCCTCGCGTGCCGTAGAAGCGCACGGTACGGACCGTGACGCCCGCCCGCGCGGCCAGCTCGTCGACGGTGAACGTGGGTCCCCCGGCATCGGCCTCGGCGTCGTGATCGGCATCGCGGCCATCGGGAGAGGCGTCGGTCGTCATGTGCAGCAGTATCGCTGTCTCACCAACGCTGTGAAACCCGCCCACTGTGACGGCCGCCACCGTGTGGGGAGTGACGTGCGGGGCAGGCGAGCCCTCGGCCTGTGCCCTCCGCCAGGAGGTACGGGCCGCCGCACGTCCGGACACCCGAGCGAGACCCCCCGGGGCGCACCAGAGAGTGGATCATCCGTGAGCAAGGACGCCGTCTCATCGGTACAGACCGCCTCCCGCACCGACGTGGCCCAGGTGCCCGCGGACGCGGGCGACGCCGGCTACAGCAAGGACCTCAAGCCCCGCCACGTCAACATGATCGCCATCGGCGGGGCCATCGGCACCGGCCTCTTCCTGGGCGCCGGCGGACGCCTGCACACCGCCGGTCCGGCGCTCGCGCTCGCCTACCTGGTCTGCGGGATCTTCGCCTTCTTCGTGGTGCGGGCCCTCGGTGAGCTGGTCCTCTACCGCCCCTCCTCGGGCTCCTTCGTGTCGTACGCGCGCGAGTTCCTCGGGGAGAAGGGCGCCTACGTCGCCGGCTGGATGTACTTCCTGAACTGGTCGACGACCGGTATCGCCGACATCACCGCGATCGCGCTCTACACGCACTACTGGAGTCTGTTCACGGACATCCCCCAGTGGACGCTGGCCCTGGTCGCGCTGGCCGTCGTCCTCGCCGTGAACCTGATCTCGGTGAAGATCTTCGGCGAGATGGAGTTCTGGTTCGCGATCATCAAGGTCGCCACACTCGTCGGCTTCATGCTGATCGGCATCTTCCTGCTGGCCACACAGCACGAAGTGGGCGGGGGCACACCCGGCCCCAGCGTGATCACCGACAACGGTGGCGTCCTGCCGCACGGCGCGATGCCCGTGGTCCTCGTCATGCAGGGCGTGATCTTCGCGTACGCCGCACTGGAGCTCGTCGGTGTCGCGGCGGGCGAGACCGCGGAACCGGAAAAGGTCGTCCCGCGCGCGGTGAACTCGATCATGTGGCGCGTGGCCCTGTTCTACGTCGGGTCGGTCGTCCTGCTGGCCCTGCTGCTCCCCGGCTCGGCCTACTCGGCCGACGAGAGCCCCTTCGTCACCGTCCTGTCGAAGATCGGCATCCCTGCGGCGGGCGACGTGATGAACCTGGTGGTCCTGACGGCGGCGATGTCGTCCCTGAACTCGGGTCTCTACTCCACCGGCCGCATCCTGCGCTCCATGGCGACCGCCGGCTCGGCACCGAGGTTCACCGCGCGCATGAACCGCAGTCAGGTTCCCTACGGCGGCATCCTGCTGACCTGCGCGGTCTGCGTCCTGGGTGTCGGTCTGAACTACCTCATGCCGAGCCAGGCCTTCGAGATCGTGCTGAACATCGCCTCCCTCGGGGTCATCAGCACCTGGGTGATCATCATGGTCTGCCACCTGGTCTTCGTCCGCCGCGCCCGAGAGGGCCTGGTGGCCCGCCCCTCCTTCCGCCTGCCCTTCAGCCCGGCCACGGAGATCACCACGATCGTCTTCCTCCTGGCCTGCCTCGGCATGATGTGGAACGACGCGGAGGTCGGCCGCAGGACCCTGCTCCTGATCCCGGTGATCGCGGCGCTTCTGGTCGCGGGCTGGTTCGCCGTCCGCCACAGGGTCCAGAGCACGACGGACCGCGGCCCGACCGGCCGGACGCACTGAGCTGGAGCTGTTGTCAGTGGTGGCGTCTACGGTGGCGTCATGGGGGAGATCGCGTACATCCGAGGAGACGCCACCACCCCGTCCGTGAAGGGCGTCAAGCTGATCGCGCATGTCTGCAACGACCTCGGGGGGTGGGGGAAGGGCTTCGTCGTCGCGCTGTCCCGCCGCTGGCCCGAGCCGGAGGCCGCCTACCGTTCCTGGCACCGGGGGCGCGCGTCCAGTGACTTCGGGCTGGGAGCGGTTCAGTTCGTGCAGGTCGAGCCCCACGTATGGGTGGCCAACATGGTCGGCCAGCGGGGCATGAGGACGGGCAGCAAAGGCGTCCCGGTGCGATACGAGGCGATCGACGAGGCACTGGGGCGGCTGGCAGACAAGGCCCTGGAGCTCGGCGCGTCCGTGCACATGCCCCGGATAGGGTGCGGGCTCGCCGGGGGAAAGTGGTCCCGTGTGGAGCCCCTGATCGTCGAGCGGCTGCTGAAGCGTGGCCTCTCGGTCACGGTCTACGACCACGGGGGAAGCGGGAGCTGACCGAGGGCCTCGACGCGCTCGTGCCGGGCGACGTGGTCCGACAGGGATCAGCGGGTGGGACGGTACGCCCACCGGGACTCCCCACGATGGGCCGGTGCCGGTGGACTGCGCCAGGCGCTCTGCTCCCACTCCCTCGGACTGGCCATGGGCACCCTGTTCGCCTTCTCCTGGCCGGCACAGTCGATCAGCGGCGTCGCCGCGTACAACGAGGAGCAACTCCGCCGGCTCCAGGCGCCCATGAGCTGGGGAAGCTACGTCGGTTCCGCGGACTTCTGGGGCCGGACCCTGCAGAACCGGCAGTCCGAACTCCTCGCCGTGGCCTCCATGGCCGTTCTCTCCGTGTACCTCAGACAGCGCGGCTCACCGGAGTCCAAGCCGGTCGGGGCGGCCCACACCTCGACGGGTGTCGAAGGACAGGACCGCCCCAGGTCCCGGAAGCCGGGGCGTGCCGCGAAAGCCCCGCTTGCCGGGCGGCGCCGGGCTCGCCCCGACACACCCGACCCAGGGGCGGCCCTCCGCCCTGCGACCGCACCCGACAGCCGCCGCCGGCCCAGCCCTACGGCCGGGCGACGCCACCTTCGAAACAGGCCCTACTCGGCGTGCACGCCGTCCGTCGCGGCGATCCTCTTCCACGACTTCGGCTGCACAAGAGCCCCCGTGGCTCTGGCGATCGACGCGCCCCGCGCCGCCGGCGCCGCCGGCTTCGACGGCTGGAAGAGCCACGTGTCGAACAGCGCGCCCAGCGACTGCCCGGACACCTCCTCGGCGTATGTCCGGAAGTCGCCGACGGAGGCGTTGCCGTACGCGTGTTTCTGCGGCCAGCCCTTCAGGACCGCGAAGAACGCCTCGTCGCCGATCTCGTTCCGCAGCGCCTGCAGGGCCAGCGCGCCCCGGTCGTAGACGGCGATGTCGAACTGGTTCTCCGGCCCGGGGTCACCCGGCTTCACGGTCCAGAACGTGTCGTCGGCCGGATGGGAGGCGTACACGTAGTCGGCGAGTTCCTGTGCCGTGCCCTCGCCCTCGTGCTCGGACCACAGCCACTGCGCGTACCGGGCGAAGCCCTCGTTGACCCAGATGTCCTTCCAGCCCTGCACGGACACGAGGTCGCCGTACCACTGGTGGGCCAGCTCGTGCACGATCAGGGAGGTGTTCGACCCGTTCGCGAACTGGCGCGGGCTGTAGAAGGGCCGGGTCTGGGTCTCCAGCGCGTACCCGGTGTTCGTATTCGGCACATACCCGCCGAGCGCGTCGAAGGGATACGGCCCGAAGTACCCGCTCAGCCAGTCGGCGATCTCCCCGGTCCGCTCCACGCTGGCCCGCGCCGCCCCGTAGTTGGCGCCGAGGTCCTTGCTGTACGCGTTGACGACGGGAATCCCGCTGTCGGTCGTACCGGTGGTGAGGTCGAAGCGGCCGACGGCGAGGGTCGCCAGGTAGGTGGCCTGCGGCTTGGCGGAACGCCAGTTCCAGCGGGTCCAGCCGAGCCGTGAACTCGTCGACTGCAGCGTGCCGTTGGACAGGGCCTGGCTGCCGTCCGGAACCAGGACCGACACGTCGTAGGTGGCCTTGTCGAGCGGGTGGTCGTTGCTCGGGAACCACCACCAGGCCGACTCGGGCTCGTTCGCCCCGACCCCGCCGTCGGGGGTGCGGTGCCAACTGGTGAAACCGTACGCCTGCTTCGACGACGGGACCCCGCTGTAGCGCACGACGACACTGACGTCGGTGCCCTTCGCCAGCGGGGTCTTCGGTGTGATCTCCAGTTCATGCTCGCCCGAGGTGGTGAAGGACGCCTTCGACCCGTTGACCCGCACCTCGCTCACGTCGAGGAGAAAGTCCAGATCGAAGCGGGACAGATCCTGCGTGGTGCGGGCCAGGAGGGTGGCCGTGCCCTCCAGTTCGTCCGTCGCGGGCTGGTACTTCAGCCGCAGGTCGTAGTGGGAGACGTCGTATCCGCCGTTGCCGTAGTCCGGGTAGTAGGGGTCGCCGATCCCTGGAGCGCCGGGGGAGAAGCTCGCCGCCGACGCCGGGATCGCCAGCATCAGGGAGGCCGCCGCGAGTGCGCCCGGCGCGATGAGTCTGCGGTGCACGAAAACTCCAAGTCGTGGGGGGACGAAGTCTGTTCGCAGCCTATTCACCACCTGTGAGCTGGGTGTGTCCACGGCCACTCCTGTCACACGATCGCCATTCAGCCGTTCCGGTCGCAAGGGGCCCTCTTTTGCGCGGGAGTTGACCGCAGTACCGTCCGCGCATGTCGATACGCACGCGCTTCACGACCTGGAGACCGCTCGCGACAGCAGCCGCGGCCACCGCCGCCCTGCTGGTCACGTTCCTCGCACCCGCGACCGCACAGGCGCAGGAACAGGCGGCCCCGCGGCACACGCGGGAGAGCCAACCCGTCTACTCGTACGAGAACGCCGTCCGCGAGGCCGTCTGGGTGGACACCCGGCTCGACGGCGACGGTGACGGAAAGACCGACCGCGTGGCCGTCGACATCGTCCGGCCCCGCGAACCCGCCCAGCAGGGCCGCAAGGTCCCGGTCATCATGGACGCCAGCCCGTACTACTCCTGCTGCGGACGCGGCAACGAGAGCCAGCTGAAGACGTACGACGCCAACGGCAAAGTCGTCCAGATGCCGCTGTTCTACGACAACTACTTCGTGCCCCGCGGCTACGCCTTCGTCGGCGTCGACCTCGCCGGCACCAACCGCTCCGACGGCTGCGTGGACGTCGGCGGCCGCTCCGACATCCAGTCCGCCAAAGCAGTGGTCGACTGGCTGAACGGCCGAGCCACCGCCTACACGACCCGAACGGGCACCGCGAAGACCAAAGCCACCTGGACCAACGGCAGAACCGGCATGATCGGCAAGAGCTGGGACGGCACCATCGCCAACGGCGTCGCCGCCACCGGAGTCGAGGGCCTGAAGACCATCGTCCCGATCAGCGCCATCTCCACCTGGTACGACTACTTCTTCTCCCGGGGCGCCCCGCTCTACGACTCCGGCCCCGACTGGCTCTCCGACTACGTCGACAGCCCCGACGCCCGCACCAAGTGTGCCGCCGTCCAGCAGAAGCTCGTCGACCAGGCGCCCCGCACCGGTGACCGGACCCCGCTGTGGGCCGAACGCGACTACGTGAAGGACGCGCACAAGGTCAGAGCCAGCGTCTTCCTGGTCCACGGCATGCAGGACCTCAACGTCCGTCTCCAGCACCTCGGCCCGTGGTGGGACGCCCTCGCGAAGAACGGCGTCGAGCGCAAGATCTGGCTCTCCCAGACCGGCCACGTCGACCCCTTCGACTTCCGCCGCGCGCAATGGGTCGACACCCTGCACCGCTGGTTCGACCACGAACTCCTCGGCTACGACAACGGCGTCGACCGCGAGCCGATGGCCGACATCGAGCGCCACCCCGACCAGTGGGTCACCTCGAAGAGCTGGCCCCCGCGCGGAACCTCCACGACGACGCTCCGCCCCGCGAAGGGCGCACAGCCCGGCGTCGGAACCCTCGGCCTCATCAAGGCCGCGGGCGCCGAGACCTTCACCGACGACCCGGCGCTCAGCGAGACCGATTGGGCCGCCCGGATCGACACAGGGACACCCGACAAGGCGGGCTTCACCACCGGCACCCTCACCAGGGACCTGCGTCTGTCCGGCTCCTCCAAGGTCACCGTGAGGGCGACACCGACCACCACCACGGCCCATCTCTCCGCCGTCCTCGTGGACCTCGGCCCCGACACGATCCGCGACTACGCGGCCGCGGGCGAAGGCATCACGACGCTCGCCGACCGCACCTGCTGGGGCGCCGGCACGACGGGTGACAGTGCCTGCTTCAAGGCGACCCGGGCGAAGACCACCGCCGTCGACTACACCGTCGTCAGCCGCGGCTGGGCCGACCTCGGCACCTACGCCGACCCCGGGAAGGGCGTCCCGCTCACACCCGGCAAGGCCTACACGATCACCCTCGACCTGGGCGCCACGGACCACGTCGTCCCGGCGGGCCACCGCCTCGCCCTGATCGTCGCGGGCACCGACAAGGACCTCATCGACCCGCCGTCCACCAGGCCCACCCTCACGATCGACCTGTCCCACACCTCGGCACGGGTCCCGCTGGTCGGCGGCGCGGCCGCCTTCGCGCACGCCACGAAGGGCGCCAGGACCGTCGTACCGGACGCGGCCACGGCCCTCGACGGCGTCCGCGCCCCGCGCCCCGCCCACCGCGTCCCGGAGGGCCGATGACGATCCGAACCGTCACCGTGAGCGCCCTGCTCCTCGACGAACGCGTCCATTACCACCTCACGGCCGGGAAACCGGTCGGGAAGGCCGACACCGGCTGCTGAATCGGTGGAGATCTGCGGTACCTGTGGTAGGTCCTGGGGAAATGTGTGAAACCCGGCGTATCCACCGCTCCAGGGGAAGGTGCCGCAGATGACTGAAGACCTGAAGAAGAGAGGTGGCCGAGCAGGGCCCGCGGGCCTTCTCGGCCACCAGACCGACCAGGTGGTGTTCGGCGTCACCGCCGCCATCACCGTGGCCTTCGTGATCTGGGGGTGGGCGGGGACGGACTCCCTGGAGGACGTCTCCACCACCATGCTCGGCGGACTGATCCACAACGGCGGCTGGGCCTTCATCCTGGCCGCCTCGAGTTTCGTGGTCTTCGCCCTGTGGCTCGCGATGAGCCGCTACGGCCGCATCCACCTCGGTGCCGAGGGCGAGGAACCCGAGTTCAAGACGGTGTCCTGGGTCGCCATGATGTTCAGCGCCGGCATGGGCATCGGCCTGATGTTCTACGGCGTCAGCGAGCCGCTCGCGCACTACACCACCCCGCCCCCGGGTACGAACCCGCCCAGCTCCGGCGATCGCATGGAGACGGCGATGGCCACCACCCTCTTCCACTGGGCGCTGCACCCCTGGGCGATCTACGCGGTGGTCGGCCTCGCCATCGCCTACAGCACCTTCCGCAAGCGCCGGCGTCAGACCATCAGTGCCGTCTTCACCCCGCTCATCGGGGAGAAGCACGCGAACGGCACCGCCGGACGGGTCATCGACATCCTCGCGATCATCGCCACCGTCTTCGGCTCCGCCGCCTCCCTGGGCCTCGGCGCCCTCCAGATCGGCTCCGGCTTCCGGGAACTGGACTGGATGGACGACGTCAGCACCGGGCTGCTCGTCACGATCATCGCCGTGCTGACCCTGGCCTTCGTGCTCTCGGCGGTCTCCGGCATCGAGCGGGGCATCCAGTGGCTGTCCAACACCAACATGGTGCTGGCCCTGATCCTCGCCGTCTTCGTGTTCATCGCGGGCCCCACGATCATCGTCCTGGACCTGCTGCCCACCTCCGTCTTCTCCTACCTCGGCGACCTGCCCCAGCTCGCCGGCCGCACGGAAGCCAGCGGCGGCAAGGGCGTCGCGGACTGGCTCGGCAGCTGGACCGTCTTCTACTGGGCCTGGTGGATCTCCTGGACGCCCTTCGTCGGCATGTTCATCGCCCGCATCAGCCGCGGCCGCACGATCCGGCAGTTCGTCGGCGGCGTCATCCTCGTGCCCAGCACGGTCAGCCTCGTCTGGTTCGCGATCTTCGGCGGTACGGCCATGAAGCTGAAGGAGGGCGGTGCGCTCGGCGGCGAGAACACCCCTGAGGGTCAACTCTTCGGCGTGCTCCAGGAGTTCCCCTTCGCCACCGCCACCAGCCTGCTCGTCATGATCCTGGTCGGCATCTTCTTCGTGTCCGGCGCCGACGCCGCGTCCATCGTGATGGGCACGCTGTCCCAGCGGGGCGCACTGGAACCCGGCCGTTTCGTCGTCGTGTTCTGGGGTGTGGTCACCGGAGCCGTCGCCGCCATCATGCTGCTCGTCGGCAGCGGCCAGGGCGACGCGCTCACCGGCCTGCAGAACCTCACGATCCTGGCCGCCGCGCCCTTCGTCCTCGTGATGATCGGCATGTGCGTCGCCCTCATGCGCGACCTGCGCCGGGACCCGGTCATCGTGCGCGGCGCGATGGGCTCCGAGGCCGTCGAACTCGCCGTGATCGAGGGCCACAAGAAGTACGACGGCGACTTCGAGATCAAGGTCGGCCCGGGCGCCGGCACGGACACCGAGGGCGACCCGCTGGGCCACGACCACGCCTGACCTGGGCGCATGGGCGGGGGCGCGGTGGGCCCGGTCGCCTCGTCCAGGCCCGCCGTGCCCCGTACCCCTTCGACCGTGCGTACGCCGGTGGCACCGCCCCACGCGGCCGCTCCTCCCGGCTTTCGATGAGCGGCCGGGGCGCCCACACGCGCGGACGGCCGGGCCCCGGACCACCACGAGCCCGCCGCCCGGCACACCGTTCGCGCGGGGCCCTTAACGGAATGACTCATGCCGTGATCGGACCGCCCCGGAGCCGGGAATACTCACAGCATGTCTGCCGCCTACGCCACCTTCGGCCTGGCACCGGCGATGCGTGCCGGTGAAGTCCTCGCCAACGGTGACTTCCAGATTCACCGGGACTTCGTGGACTTCATCGTCGACGGCCGCCCGCTCCTCTTCCAGCTCTCCGATCTCGACGCCGTCTCCCCCCTGGCCTCCGACGTCCCACCCGCGATCTTCACCGCCCAGGTCCGCAGCCTCCTGGGCGAGACGGACGCCCCGCTTCCGGGCGGCCGTTACGTCATCTACGGCTGCCCCGAGTGCGAGGACCTGGCCTGCGGTGCCGTCACCGCCGTCATCGAGCGGGAGGGCGACGACTTCATCTGGCGGGAGTTCGCCTGGCAGACGGAGGAGGCCGCGGACCTCCAGCTCAACGGCTACCACGGCATCGGGCCCTTCCGCTTCCGGGGCGACGAGTACCGGGCCGCCCTGGACTCCCTCCTCCCGGACGAGGGCGGCGCGTCCCCGGGAGCCCGCCGACGCGTCCTGCTGATCGGCGCCCGCGTCGCCGTCCTCGCCAAACTGGCCGCCGCGCTGCGCACCATCGGCATCGGCGCCGACATCACCCACGGGGTGGTCGACGTCCCCGCCGACGAACTGCGCGGCTACGGTGCCGTC
This is a stretch of genomic DNA from Streptomyces sp. NBC_00285. It encodes these proteins:
- a CDS encoding acetyl-CoA C-acetyltransferase, with translation MSTEAYVYDAIRTPRGRGKANGALHGTKPIDLVVGLIHEIRARFPDLDPAAVDDIVLGVVSPVGDQGSDIARTAAIAAGLPDTVAGVQENRFCASGLEAVNLAAAKVRSGWEDLVLAGGVESMSRVPMASDGGAWFNDPMTNLAVNFVPQGIGADLIATIGGFSRRDVDEYAALSQERAATAWKEGRFDRSVVPVRDRAGLVVLDHDEHLRPGTTADSLGRLKPSFADIGDLGGFDAVALQKYHWVEKIDHVHHAGNSSGIVDGASLVAIGSREIGERYGLTPRARIVSAAVSGSEPTIMLTGPAPATRKALAKAGLTIDDIDLVEINEAFAAVVLRFVQDMGLSLDKVNVNGGAIALGHPLGATGAMILGSLIDELERQDKQYGLATLCVGGGMGIATIVERI
- a CDS encoding 3-hydroxyacyl-CoA dehydrogenase NAD-binding domain-containing protein → MSTQSTTIRWEQDRTGVVTLVIDDPNQSANTMNQAFRDSLAVITDRLEAEKDTVRGVIITSAKKTFFAGGDLRDLIRVTPATAQDLFDGGLAIKRNLRRIETLGKPVVAAINGAALGGGYEIALACHHRIALDAPGSKIGCPEVTLGLLPGGGGVVRTVRLLGIADALLKVLLQGTQYAPQRALQNGLVDDVAGTQDELLAKARAFIDANPESQQPWDKPGYRIPGGTPANPKFAANLPAFPSSLRKQTNGAPYPAPRSILAAAVEGAQVDFETAQVIEARYFVELAAGQTSKNMIQAFFFDLQAVNSGANRPQGVEPRQVHKVAVLGAGMMGAGIAYSCARAGIDVVLKDVSPQAAAKGKAYSEKLCAKAVSRGRTTQEKADALLARITPTADPQDLAGCDAVIEAVFEDTALKHKVFQEIQHIVEPDALLCSNTSTLPITALAEGVERQVDFVGLHFFSPVDKMPLVEIIKGERTGQEALARAFDLVRQIKKTPIVVNDSRGFFTSRVIGHFLNEGVAMVGEGIEPASVEQAAAQAGYPAKVLSLMDELTLTLPRKIRKETRQAVEESGGTWTPHPAEAVIDRMVDEFGRTGRSGGGGFYDYGDDGRRTSLWPGLREHFTRPASEIPAETVPFRDMQERMLFSEALDTVKLLEEGVLTSVADANIGSIFGIGFPGWTGGVLQYVNGYEGGLPGFVARARELAERYGERFTPPALLVEKAAKGERFGDV
- a CDS encoding MerR family transcriptional regulator, producing the protein MTTDASPDGRDADHDAEADAGGPTFTVDELAARAGVTVRTVRFYGTRGLLPPPVIGPRRVGHYGREHLARLALIEELQQQGMTLAAIERYMQQLPADLSAHDLAIHRAVVASWAPDVVERVTPEELRRRAGRALSDDDVERLTAMDVVRRDGDAYRVDLGLLRLGVGLLDVPLSQEAILASRKVLIEHSRAAAHELSQLFRGEVAQRDAQDVKSLSAHMEPVVVQALLTAFQRSLKEELRGWASEVGGAS
- a CDS encoding amino acid permease — its product is MSKDAVSSVQTASRTDVAQVPADAGDAGYSKDLKPRHVNMIAIGGAIGTGLFLGAGGRLHTAGPALALAYLVCGIFAFFVVRALGELVLYRPSSGSFVSYAREFLGEKGAYVAGWMYFLNWSTTGIADITAIALYTHYWSLFTDIPQWTLALVALAVVLAVNLISVKIFGEMEFWFAIIKVATLVGFMLIGIFLLATQHEVGGGTPGPSVITDNGGVLPHGAMPVVLVMQGVIFAYAALELVGVAAGETAEPEKVVPRAVNSIMWRVALFYVGSVVLLALLLPGSAYSADESPFVTVLSKIGIPAAGDVMNLVVLTAAMSSLNSGLYSTGRILRSMATAGSAPRFTARMNRSQVPYGGILLTCAVCVLGVGLNYLMPSQAFEIVLNIASLGVISTWVIIMVCHLVFVRRAREGLVARPSFRLPFSPATEITTIVFLLACLGMMWNDAEVGRRTLLLIPVIAALLVAGWFAVRHRVQSTTDRGPTGRTH
- a CDS encoding macro domain-containing protein gives rise to the protein MGEIAYIRGDATTPSVKGVKLIAHVCNDLGGWGKGFVVALSRRWPEPEAAYRSWHRGRASSDFGLGAVQFVQVEPHVWVANMVGQRGMRTGSKGVPVRYEAIDEALGRLADKALELGASVHMPRIGCGLAGGKWSRVEPLIVERLLKRGLSVTVYDHGGSGS
- a CDS encoding M1 family metallopeptidase, whose amino-acid sequence is MHRRLIAPGALAAASLMLAIPASAASFSPGAPGIGDPYYPDYGNGGYDVSHYDLRLKYQPATDELEGTATLLARTTQDLSRFDLDFLLDVSEVRVNGSKASFTTSGEHELEITPKTPLAKGTDVSVVVRYSGVPSSKQAYGFTSWHRTPDGGVGANEPESAWWWFPSNDHPLDKATYDVSVLVPDGSQALSNGTLQSTSSRLGWTRWNWRSAKPQATYLATLAVGRFDLTTGTTDSGIPVVNAYSKDLGANYGAARASVERTGEIADWLSGYFGPYPFDALGGYVPNTNTGYALETQTRPFYSPRQFANGSNTSLIVHELAHQWYGDLVSVQGWKDIWVNEGFARYAQWLWSEHEGEGTAQELADYVYASHPADDTFWTVKPGDPGPENQFDIAVYDRGALALQALRNEIGDEAFFAVLKGWPQKHAYGNASVGDFRTYAEEVSGQSLGALFDTWLFQPSKPAAPAARGASIARATGALVQPKSWKRIAATDGVHAE